A single genomic interval of Mucilaginibacter robiniae harbors:
- a CDS encoding diacylglycerol/lipid kinase family protein, with protein sequence MKAKFVELKSKALFIINPVAGGKKKDHVPQLIQHHLNKEAIQPTIVFTEEAGHAHWLAKEACSTYNMVVAVGGDGTVNEVASAVAGSSAALGILPFGSGNGLSRFLSIPMDTTKAIHAINANRLEQIDAGQVNGHWFFNMAGMGFDAHISLVFSQQHTRGFTTYFKSAVREIISYRSEQYELEIDGRAYSREAFMLSFANSSQYGNNAHVSPHASVQDGLLDVCIIKPFPLYRFPEMGLRMFAKTADTSKYVEIIRGKHIKVTRRSAGPAHLDGEPQTLGTTANIQVMPAALKIVAGDSYKK encoded by the coding sequence TTGAAGGCTAAATTTGTAGAGTTGAAAAGCAAAGCTTTATTTATTATTAACCCGGTAGCCGGTGGTAAAAAGAAAGACCACGTTCCGCAACTCATACAACATCACCTAAATAAAGAGGCTATACAACCCACTATTGTTTTTACGGAAGAAGCAGGCCATGCCCATTGGCTGGCTAAAGAAGCGTGCAGTACTTATAACATGGTAGTAGCTGTAGGCGGCGATGGTACCGTGAATGAGGTAGCTTCGGCTGTGGCAGGTAGCTCGGCGGCTTTGGGTATTTTACCCTTTGGTTCGGGCAACGGGCTCTCCCGGTTTTTAAGCATACCGATGGATACCACTAAAGCCATTCATGCCATTAACGCTAACCGCCTGGAGCAAATTGATGCTGGTCAAGTTAACGGGCATTGGTTTTTTAATATGGCAGGTATGGGGTTTGATGCTCATATTAGTTTAGTGTTTTCACAACAACATACCCGAGGCTTTACTACTTACTTCAAATCGGCCGTGCGCGAAATTATTAGTTATCGTTCGGAGCAGTACGAGTTGGAAATTGACGGACGCGCTTACTCACGTGAAGCTTTTATGCTCAGCTTCGCTAACTCTTCGCAGTACGGTAATAATGCGCATGTATCGCCTCATGCCTCAGTACAGGATGGTTTACTGGATGTATGCATTATTAAACCATTTCCACTATACCGCTTTCCGGAAATGGGCTTACGTATGTTTGCCAAAACGGCTGACACCTCTAAATATGTTGAAATTATTCGCGGTAAGCATATTAAGGTTACCCGACGCAGCGCTGGGCCTGCTCATTTGGATGGTGAACCACAAACCTTAGGTACAACGGCCAATATACAGGTAATGCCGGCAGCCTTAAAGATTGTAGCTGGCGATTCGTATAAAAAGTAA
- the metK gene encoding methionine adenosyltransferase, whose translation MPYLFTSESVSEGHPDKVADQISDALIDQFLAFDPDSKVACETLVTTGQVILAGEVKSKAYLDVQKIARDVINRIGYTKGDYMFDGNSCGVLSAIHEQSPDINQGVERQEKQEQGAGDQGMMFGYATVETDNYMPLALDIAHALLIELAAIRREGTEIKYLRPDAKSQVTLEYDDNNQPQRIDAIVISTQHDDFDEDEAMLAKIREDIIGILIPRVKARYEKYAHFFNNEIKYHINPTGKFVIGGPHGDTGLTGRKIIVDTYGGKGAHGGGAFSGKDPSKVDRSAAYATRHIAKNLVAAGVCSEVLVQVSYAIGVAQPMGIYVNTYGTGKVGLHDGEIAQKVEQIFDMRPYAIETRFKLRNPIYSETAAYGHFGKPSQTVTKTFVSPEGREVKAEVELFTWEKLDYVDQVKQAFGL comes from the coding sequence ATGCCTTATTTATTTACTTCCGAATCGGTATCAGAAGGTCATCCGGATAAAGTTGCCGATCAAATATCTGATGCTTTAATCGACCAGTTTTTGGCCTTTGACCCCGATTCCAAAGTAGCTTGCGAAACGCTGGTTACTACAGGTCAGGTTATATTGGCCGGCGAGGTGAAATCCAAAGCTTACCTGGACGTACAAAAAATTGCTCGCGATGTCATTAACCGTATTGGTTATACCAAGGGCGACTATATGTTTGATGGTAACTCATGTGGTGTATTATCGGCCATCCACGAGCAATCGCCTGATATTAACCAAGGGGTTGAGCGTCAGGAGAAACAAGAACAAGGTGCTGGCGACCAAGGTATGATGTTTGGCTACGCTACCGTTGAAACTGACAACTACATGCCGTTGGCTTTGGATATTGCCCATGCCTTGTTAATTGAGCTGGCTGCTATTCGCCGTGAAGGCACTGAGATCAAATACCTGCGCCCGGATGCTAAATCGCAAGTAACGCTGGAATATGATGACAATAACCAGCCACAACGTATTGATGCCATTGTAATTTCAACGCAGCATGATGATTTTGACGAAGATGAAGCCATGCTGGCCAAAATTCGTGAAGATATTATTGGCATTCTAATTCCACGTGTAAAAGCACGTTATGAAAAATATGCGCACTTCTTTAACAACGAAATCAAATACCACATCAATCCTACCGGCAAATTCGTAATTGGTGGTCCGCATGGGGATACTGGTTTAACTGGTCGTAAAATTATTGTAGATACCTACGGTGGTAAAGGTGCACACGGTGGTGGCGCTTTTTCAGGTAAAGACCCTTCAAAAGTTGACCGTTCGGCTGCTTACGCTACCCGCCACATTGCTAAAAATTTGGTAGCTGCCGGTGTATGCAGCGAAGTGTTGGTACAAGTATCATACGCTATTGGTGTAGCTCAACCTATGGGTATTTATGTAAACACCTATGGCACCGGCAAAGTAGGTTTACATGATGGTGAGATTGCTCAAAAAGTAGAGCAGATTTTTGATATGCGTCCTTACGCTATTGAAACCCGCTTCAAATTGCGTAATCCTATTTACAGCGAAACTGCAGCTTATGGTCACTTTGGCAAACCAAGCCAAACCGTTACTAAAACCTTTGTAAGTCCTGAAGGTCGCGAAGTAAAAGCCGAAGTGGAATTGTTTACCTGGGAAAAATTAGATTATGTAGATCAGGTAAAGCAAGCTTTTGGTTTGTAA
- the treF gene encoding alpha,alpha-trehalase TreF yields the protein MKIFYCLCLFVFYVVADGYAQPKSPAQLYPGLFEAVQMQQVYPDGKTFVDASPKRSAKEVLAAYQQQKDKASFNISAFVKDNFKAPAENSTPYRSNVSAGIRKHIDTLWTVLQHVADTVKGTSLIPLPHPYIVPGGRFREVYYWDSYFTMLGLEDSHRYKLIEHIIQNFAYLIDTYGHIPNGNRTYYLSRSQPPFFALMVEILAKHQGNAALVKYRPELIKEYNYWMAGSTKLKLGKAVDHVVRMPDASLLNRYWDASNQPREESYREDVLAGRDLGKQLPDFYRNLRAAAESGWDFSSRWLADGQHLQTIQTIDFVPIDLNSLLYHLETVIAKSYQLSKQTKLEALYYHKAALRKAALQKYCWNVKAGCYTDYNWVQQKQSTQLSIATAYPLFFNLATQQQAQQIATLVQKRFVQPGGVATTLRKTGQQWDEPNGWAPLQYLAIVGLQNYHQDSLSQLIAQRWMKVNLQTFNQTGKLLEKYDTQNLQAKAGGGEYPLQDGFGWTNGVLLRLMDLYKMK from the coding sequence ATGAAAATATTTTATTGCTTATGCCTGTTTGTGTTTTATGTAGTTGCGGATGGCTATGCACAACCCAAATCACCTGCCCAGCTATACCCCGGCTTGTTTGAAGCTGTGCAGATGCAACAGGTTTATCCCGATGGTAAAACTTTTGTAGATGCATCGCCCAAAAGAAGTGCTAAGGAAGTATTGGCTGCTTATCAGCAGCAGAAAGATAAAGCTAGCTTTAATATATCGGCATTCGTAAAAGATAATTTCAAAGCTCCTGCCGAAAATAGTACACCTTACCGCAGCAACGTGTCCGCTGGTATCCGCAAGCATATTGATACACTCTGGACGGTTTTGCAACATGTAGCCGACACTGTAAAAGGCACTTCCCTTATTCCATTGCCGCACCCATACATTGTGCCTGGTGGTCGTTTTAGGGAGGTATATTATTGGGATTCTTATTTTACTATGCTGGGCTTGGAAGATAGCCACCGTTACAAGCTGATTGAACATATCATTCAAAATTTTGCTTACCTGATTGATACATACGGGCATATCCCTAACGGTAACCGTACGTATTACCTAAGCCGTTCACAACCTCCATTTTTTGCGTTGATGGTTGAAATACTAGCCAAGCATCAGGGAAATGCCGCATTGGTAAAATATAGGCCTGAACTAATAAAAGAATACAATTATTGGATGGCAGGTAGTACTAAGCTAAAGCTTGGAAAAGCAGTTGACCACGTAGTGCGTATGCCGGATGCTAGCTTGCTGAACCGGTACTGGGATGCCAGTAATCAGCCGCGGGAGGAATCTTATCGTGAGGATGTATTAGCCGGACGTGATTTGGGTAAACAATTACCTGATTTTTATCGAAATCTTAGAGCAGCAGCCGAATCAGGATGGGATTTTAGTAGCCGATGGCTGGCTGATGGACAACACCTGCAAACCATACAAACTATTGATTTTGTACCGATTGATTTGAATAGTTTACTTTATCATCTGGAAACTGTGATTGCTAAATCATACCAGCTGAGTAAGCAAACCAAGCTCGAGGCATTGTATTATCACAAAGCAGCTTTGCGAAAAGCCGCGTTGCAAAAATATTGCTGGAACGTTAAAGCCGGATGTTATACCGATTATAATTGGGTGCAACAAAAGCAATCAACACAGTTAAGCATAGCTACTGCTTATCCATTGTTTTTCAATTTGGCTACCCAGCAGCAGGCGCAACAAATTGCAACTTTGGTGCAAAAGCGATTTGTACAGCCGGGAGGAGTAGCTACCACGTTGCGTAAAACCGGACAACAATGGGATGAACCTAACGGATGGGCGCCATTACAATACCTGGCTATTGTGGGGCTGCAAAACTATCATCAAGATAGCTTATCCCAGCTTATTGCCCAGCGTTGGATGAAAGTAAACTTGCAAACTTTTAATCAAACCGGTAAGCTATTAGAAAAATACGACACCCAAAACCTGCAAGCCAAAGCCGGTGGCGGCGAGTACCCTTTGCAAGATGGTTTTGGATGGACGAATGGGGTGTTGTTAAGATTGATGGATTTGTATAAAATGAAATAG
- a CDS encoding response regulator: protein MMDAAKPLSILLIDDDEINNFISIKLIKKALAHTEINACLDGSYAIEQLLDVQRNNPDNLPDYILLDINMPIMNGWEFLDEYKRLGIDPLGKSKIFIISSSVFSNDINKAKSYPLVKDFISKPLNVDKIKELFILEDQVK, encoded by the coding sequence ATGATGGATGCTGCTAAGCCTTTAAGTATATTATTAATAGATGATGATGAAATTAACAACTTCATCTCCATAAAGCTGATTAAGAAAGCACTGGCTCATACCGAGATTAATGCTTGTTTAGACGGCAGCTATGCAATTGAGCAATTGTTGGATGTACAACGTAATAATCCTGACAATCTGCCCGACTATATTTTGCTGGACATTAACATGCCTATAATGAATGGCTGGGAGTTTTTGGACGAGTATAAACGTTTAGGTATTGACCCACTGGGCAAATCAAAAATATTTATTATATCATCTTCAGTTTTCAGTAATGATATCAACAAAGCTAAATCTTACCCACTGGTTAAAGATTTTATATCTAAACCTTTGAATGTGGATAAGATCAAAGAACTTTTTATTCTGGAAGATCAGGTTAAATAA